In Lycium barbarum isolate Lr01 chromosome 9, ASM1917538v2, whole genome shotgun sequence, the DNA window gcggcatactttgttcttttgcaaggtgaacttctgcctcctccggcatacgttcagaactttgcctgattattttttatcaactgaagttactataatttcaagtctaagtcattgagcattgtatactaatcaaatggaacgtataaactaatcaaaatcagaacaaagcaataaatttgatcaattctatgttgttgagtaaaattatgattcgcaatgttgaatctcaactaaatatcagttgtttagttcatagaagatgatttgttgttattttcaaatattaacaaatctaaacttaataaagcatcaaattgagttgaattacgttcaattaaaacgctatatattatgtatttatcttttccgatgttgtagcagcaaaatcaatggagatttctccggtgaaatgttggaacgatggaacgattgaaaggtttgttgttggaatgatggataggtttaattggatgtttgggATTCGTTACAGACTTTCAGGTTTTTATATGTGATGGGTAGGGGTGGTAAcgtcttttcttattatttttttagcttagaagggcaaatattaaagaccacgcattacgggggcaaaaattaaagaccaacgcatttgaagggcattcgcgCGAATTGCCCAAAATAAGTGACGTTTTAGCAAACCAGggcttgttgacacccaattttgtcccgcctctcttccaaaatacctatttacgcctctaatatttttagaaaaaattaaaatatatatatatagtcattttttactaaattatcagcttctcatcaataccggcacttcattattctattgcagttactattgttgttgttattattattattattattattattattattattattattattattatttattactattattataattcacaattttatcattttttttagcattttttaccagcttacgcacacgcatcgcatttatcttttttgtgtaattaaataataatatttattttactgtggattttcaaaatattattgcacggctattacaacgccattttttatatctgagcattaatgattgtaTATCTCATatcgagcaatattttaacacaagttatttaaacaggtctttatttaaatttagaaaccaaactattttttgtgcacttagtccgtatttttgacttaccggaccccaaatcaaagtccgattaactcctaatattttttggactagaccatgtttcttatctcaatttttagaccagtacatgttttaattcactagtccatccttttaaaacccagtctaaaattgacccggtccacaaatggaccgggtccgatatattttcatcaaaataagggaaacctaaAAAGGGTTCCCCTCATTTTTTCCGCTTccgcctcttcttcttcctttctcTCCATCTCTTTCCTCCTCTCAtacctcgccgccgctcccactattccctgttccccgccaccaccgccgcctacccCACTCCCATTTTTCTCTGTTCCCCACTCGTCTTGTCTCCCCCCACTCTCTCTCTCCCGATCCTTCTTCCCCttttcagtacaaaacaacaaaacaaacaaatcTATAAAGAGAACAAAAAACAATGAGAAAGGGGAGGGAGGATCGGAGCAAAAAAAAGGAAATCGGAACCCCCTTACAacataagttttattttttgtCGTTCGAAACCTTCTGAGAAGAGAAAATCAGATCAGAATATCGAAAAAGACGGAGGATATCAAAGAGGATCGGAAAACAGAAAAAGCTCCCACAAAACAAAAGTTTAACCATCTCCAAAATCCCGAAAAAAAGGGAGGTTTTTCCTTTGGATCGAAGAAATCagttgcatttttttttaaattcctcaAGTACTAAGACCCTTTTGAAACGCAAGAACCCCTTACAAGAGACAAATCATCGAACTCCTTGAAAACATTTTTTAGCCGCATGTGCTACCATCTCGGGTCTGAGTAATTTCAAGCTCGAATGTGCTTAAACCCTTCGAGTGTAGACCCAAGATCCCGCACCCTGGTTCGTTGCACTCGAAGAGGTAAACTACTCTTCCTTATTCGGtttaattttagtttttttttttagtagtttaataagtgtttatgtgttcaaTATGTTTGTCGTTCCAGTTGGATTAATTTCATTTTAGTAGTTTATGTAGCATTATGTATCTTCCTGTTTTAGTTAGTTTTAGATTTTTCTTTTAGTTTAATAGTTAATAGTATCTACATGTTTACGCCTTAATTCAGATTAGCTTAATTTCGATTTTATTAGTACTTGGTATAGACCTTTGAATGTTAAATATTCATATCTGCTGGAAGGTCACATGGGCTATGTTGGAGTCTCCATCATTGTTTGTTGTTATCATACCTTTTGTCTGATTACATTTATGGTCCGATTGTCATGAGATCCTGTATGTCATTGTTGGTGGTTTGACCTCTGGTGAGAGTAATTGTCCATGTTTAAAATATATTAAGGGTATCCTGGGGGGTAATTCTATAAGCATATGACATAATCCTGTTTCGAACCTTGTTAGCTTATTTTGGGCTAAATATAGAAATACAGTTGTGATCAAATGATGAAgaaaatactataaataattcAAGTCTATTGTTGTGTAATGCCTGCTTTGGTCTGTTGCTAACCTTAGATCCTGTTCATCTACATTTCTGCCATGTTTCTAATGAATCAAGCCTCTATTATGCTGCTAAGTAAGATTAAAGTATCAGTTAATATCTAGGCCATGTTTAACTTTTACTTGTCTTGCTTAAGCTCTGCTTACACTCTTAAGCAATGGTTTGGCCTCTGTTACATGCCTGTGTTCAAACCTATTAGTGCATCCTATGTTGACATATTCATGTAAGTAAGATTAGCAGCTTAGTATGGAGTTTTGCAGTTTATCTGTGACTACTAATAAAATCTGTCTATGAATTGTTTGGTCTGAATAGTTATAGTATTGATTGAGGGGAGATCTTTATTTAACTAATATTGGACTTAGGGCCTGCTGATTGATAAGTTGAGTGTGGCATGTCTGTTTATCCCTATTCATATAAATGTGCAAGTCAAGTCTGAATTGTTATTTATCCTTCATTTAACTAGTTCTATATTTTAGTTGGTAGTTTGCTAATTGTGTGCATAATGTTTGCTCTCTAATTGTTCTGCAGTGATTCATTTATGTTTTTGTTTGGGTTAGATGTAGGCTATTTAACTTATGGCAGATTAAGTATGGTGTATTTGCTCCATAATGATTGGTTATAGATTAGTTCAACTGCTTAGTTGTGTCATAGTTGTCTAGCCTTGGCTAATGGGGCATCAGATTGCTCCTTGTGGCTTTGCTTGGCTGTTGCCTGTACATGATGCCATATAATACTTTAGGTTTGTCCTTATTTCATGTGTTAGTTTAGCAGAAATCATTGATGCAATTGCATATGTTTATTTTGATGCCAGCAGTTTAATACAAAAAATGAATGTTGTTTCAGTTCAATGTTCTTTTCATGACAGCTTAGCATGAACACATACATCTTTTGTGCCTCTGTAGTCTGTTAGCTTGATTTGATTCTGGTTTATCCTGATATGCCTTGTGTCTTCATAGATAATGGTTAGAGCCAGAGTTTGGCCTTGTATGTCCTTGGTGTCTGAATTTGGTCATGTCTACCTGTCTACTGCTTTGCATGACTTAAAAACTGTTTGCATCTCATCACTAGCAGATGGTTAAGTAATGAATTTTCGTCTTTTCGAAAATAATGAATTCTCTTCCTTTCGAAAGGGTCAACATTGGTTCTTTGAAACTGTCTGGGTTGCCTTATATTCAGTCAACTTATTTGCATTACATCCAATTGTTCTCTGGAAAGAATGAACTTCAAAAAATAAGAATGAGATTAGGAGAAAGGGTAAAAGCTAAATTCTAGATTCTCTTCTGATTTGCATACTATTTGACACAAGTTGATTGCCTGGATGTCTTACTTGTTTGCCTGTTATCACtttacttataaaaaaaaaaaaaggttttgggGTTTGCTAAGTGTCTGATTGTCTTTATTGACCAAAATTTGTTAACAGGAACTGGTCAACACATTTTTTTTAGAATAACATCTAATATTTTATCAGTTGTGCTTGTTTGGTTCTCATGGGTTGATCCAGGGAAGTAGGGATTTAGTTTTTTTTCATGAACTAGTGCGGTTTTTTTCCATGAAATACTGAATCTGTAGGAACTTGATACTTCATTCAGAATTAAACATAGGGTGTTTGTTATTCTCCGTAACTGTTCCTGTGGATGTAtgcctctttctcttctttcttctctttgTTTAAACTGATTTGTGCCTATAAAGTGTCCTGATTTGTTCAATTCTGTGCACACTTGACTAGACTATCCTATTTACTACATTGATTTCAATACTGAATCCTTCGATATTAATCTTCTAAGCATCcttatgactatatatatatgaaatatattCGAATATTCATGATATATGCATAACCCACTGGTATGTTGAACTCgcattatatattttggctttGCTGTGAATCATGTactaatttctatttttttttcgttttatgcatggCCATCGCggatgagtccgagggactcgtttttTTTTCACGTTCGTTGTTGGGCTAGAAGCCCAATGAAATTTCCCCTGTCCAGCTCTGTCCGCAACCTAGTTTTAAAAGGAATAAATCCTGGGCCAAGCCCAATTCCAAACAGCAGCAGCAGCCATCCAATCACAAaatttgctgggccgaagcccagcagtGGCCCAAATTCAAAGGGACTGCTGTGCTGAAGCCCAACAGCAAATAGTAATctcaaaatgggccgagcccatttaaattacatattcatctgtttatatttgtgtatttaatttgtattgtatgactaactcttttttttgtgtgttattttcttaatttagatgaagtAGTGGACTagtcttagttatgggtagtCAACTTAGGAAAgaactaacaattaatttcacAAACTATTTCCTTCTCTTCACGCTTTTTATTTAAAATGATCAATTTgcaaaataaatgacatggccatATATATGTTCTAAATTAAAGGATTCACATATTATTATCTTGAGAATTTCGAAACATCACTAACACGTAAATAGAAATTAAAGAACATTTTGAacttccaaaaatgcaaaagtcAATCAGtacatcatcgtttagtttgtttcaaatatttgttaAAGCATTACGCAAACTCGCGTTTTCTTTTTACTTATACATTTCATGCAAGTTCTATTAGCGTCATTAATTAAAATCTTTGCgacatttataagttattttcgtatgatttcttttacgcaaattattacattttctacaaatttcattttaaacaacactttttcctatattccaaccttaataatatttacaaattttatggcatttgaagtctccttttatacaaattattatcttctttttaaaattttattagtaTCTTATTTAAAATTTTAGCAACATTCATAAACTTCTATTTCAAATAGTATTCTAAAATCCCCTCTTATGCGAATTATTAATCCCATTTTTTACGACATCATTTGAAATCTTTTCTTCTTTATATAAAAATGACatttttaaaatcttcttttgcgtaaattgtcacattttttacaagtcttatttgcACAAGCTTTTCTTATAGAATTTAAATATTATATctaacattgattaattaacctaagtttagtcggataaccgtaagttaacggattctaaaggatgcctaacctcttccctttaggataatatagagcccttacctagaatcacactggttaagcagactattaattgaggtttagttttaactttgccttaattaacatctaggtgtcctaattcaccgttaaattaattaggtggcgactcctttaaaacaaacaaaaataggaatcaccaatacgtcatactccctaaatcaaacccggttaaaatggggtgtgacagggcTCTTTTGatactctttccatctcaaaataAGTGTCGTTTTAGCAAACCAGGGCCTTTTTGatactctttccatctcaaaataAGTGACGTTTTAGCAAACCAGTGCTTTTTTGAtactctttccatctcaattagcaaaaaaaaaaaaaaaaaattgaccaaaTAATTTCCGTATAAGGAATTCAAGACAATAATTATTAGTAATTGTTTCCAACTATACTCTTATATTAAAGAATTACTTCATCTTAACTGTTCTCAATTCTCAACAAACATCTACTCTCTCCGGTTCAAAATAATTGAGGATCTAACCTCTAAAAAttagtccaaaataattgaggttttagtcAATCAAGAAGGTagtccctccgttcacttttacttgtccatttttgACTTTGCACGccctttaagaattaataaataaagtatttattttactttaatgcccatattaattggtgtatagccTTATTGAACCTGGAAAATGATTAGGAAATGAGTAATTAGtgttaagggtaaaataagaaaaaagagttgctgtttggatgggcttatgcctgcctataagctgcaaacaacttataagctaaaaataataagttgggatagtctaacttattttttttggcttataagctgtttttagcttataagctgctttagataagctaagtcaaatgggcctaattatttttttgagtttattttaagcacaaaatgactttaagctggccagtcaaacactcaaaaaagctgaaaacagcttataagcaacttataagccaatccaaacgggctctttgtcttttcttgatatggtaaagtggataagtaaaagtgaaaatttatttttagtataatagacaagtaaaagtgaatggagggagtactttaTTCCTTTTCCAAATTTAGCTTTGACACATTTTAATATAATGAACAAATTTAAAGCTCGTTTTAGTTTCAAAGCCCCTCTTAGTTAAGAGTATTTTTGTCAATACACCTCATAATTTTAGGAGTAAGTGAAATCCTTAATCCATGTGCCAAAGTCTAAAACCTCAATTTATTTTGCATAAGAGGGAGTAATAAATAACCCAAACTTAGTAAATGATACTCCCTCCAATTAAAAAAAGAGTGTCTACTTAGCCTTTAATTTTTTGTTCAAATTAAGtgttcacttaccaaatcgataaATAATTACCCTTACTTTTCCAGATttgtccttattaagtgttaagtgaccaaattcatacttatttaattagggttattttagtcaaattacctactTTTGCCTaagagttaatattttcttaagagaTATGTAAATAGCTAAGTGTACATCTCACGTCTCAGTCTTACCCGCATCTAAAACAACACTTAGGGCTCGTTTGAtatgatggataagcaaaaatagttctgggataaaaatttagtgccgccttatcccacgtttggttggaataaaaactGGGGATAATTAATCCTGAAATTATAGTGTTTTTTTATCCCACATGGAGGGCGCAAAACTAGCCCTTATTTTGAAAGAGAGCGATTCGGGTTCACCAGACCAACCCGAAATCCGACCCGATATATTTGACCCGTCCTTACTTGTATTTGCGCAGCTCCCTCGAAAACCCTAAACCTTCTCCGCTAAACCTCTGATAGAACAGAGACACAGCTTTTCACACAAGAAAACAAAAATGGTGAAGAAAAGCAAGAGTAAGTAATTGCAAGCTTTATTCTTTTAATTGCTTATTCAATTTTCTGTCTTAGTATTCTACATAGTATCTTATTCTTCAATTTTTACTACTACCTGTTACTTTTTCTATTTTGCTATTGTGCTGTCGTTATTTTCTTTATATCCTGCTTTAATTACACTTCttagggtctattggaaacagccccactgggtatgttattgttgttgcttATTCAGTAGTCATTTGGCCATAAAAACCATTTTTTTCCCCACCTttgttggaatttttgaagttggactTGTGTTTGGttgtagtttttgcaaagaatatttggttgtttgaatgtaccaAAAGCGAAAACAAGGTTTtagctagcgtttggccatagattcccccccccccccccccccccccccccccaaaaaaaaaaaatttggaaaaccTGAGTTTAAATTTtgagttttccaaattccaagtaCAACTGATTTTGATATTTTCATGGTCAAATGCTGATTTTCAaatttccggaaaaaagtgaataattctcatggacaAACGGGCAGCCAAATTTCTGTTAGTTTTGATAATATGTAAATGTTTGCAGAGAGTAAGAGCAAGAGGGTGAGTTTGAAGCAGAAGCACAAGATTATAAGGAAAGTAAAGGAGCACCATAAGAAGAAGGCCAAAGAGGCGAAGAAGTTGGGTCTCAATAAGAAACCTAAGGTAGAGAAGGATCCAGGAATTCCCAATGACTGGCCTTTTAAGGAGCAGGAACTTAAAGCTCTTGAGGCTCGTCGTGCTCGCGCTATCGATGAATTGGAGCAGAAGAAAGCTGCCCGTAAAGAGAGGGTAATCACTTTTCttttgtttagttgtttccatgcTATGCCTTGCTAGATTTTTGTGTTACTTGAGCTTTATATTGTGACTTAGAGGCATTGAAGGCTCTGTGTCGGGTTGATTTAATGAAAAAAGGATGTATTTTTGCTAAGTTACAATTTTTGATTGTTGATGCTTGTTACTATCTACTTGTGTACTGAGATGTTCAGTGGAATTTATGAAAAATGATATTGTGGTATGAAATATCTTGGTTTTACTAATATTTTTGTACTTGATACAAAGAAATAGAAGGGAATAGGACTTGTTTAGACATttcaaaaaaattgagataaacaTCTAATGATATGAGTTATCTCAATTCATGGGATCAAAAGAGAATCCCCACCCccccaaaaaaggaaaaaagaactacgaaagaaaaagaagataTCTCACAGACAAAAAGAAAAGCATTAACAGACTGGAATCGAGTGACTTAAGCCTCTCTGTTAAGGGCCTTCACAAAGGTATAGGTGGCTTCTTGGATATCTCAGCCTTGAAGTGGGCAGACCAACTCACACCTCAATGGTGGAAAAAACTCGTGTGTCATGTTCGATATAGGTTTCTTGCGATTGGGGTTGCAGTTTCCTATGTTTTCTCCTGGCGATATTTAGTCCGCATGTTTACCACTAACATTGTTTTCCAGGCTAAGAAGAGAAAGCTTGGACTGCTTGAGGACGACGATGAGTCCAAACGGGAAGATCTAACTTCAACGAGAGAAAATGAAATTGGAGGAAGGGTAAATGATGGCTCAGCTTCTTTTGTTAAACAACGTGGTATGCGGAAGCTTTCTCTGTATATTCATTATTGGTCGGTTGGCAAAGGAAGTGGGAGTGAAATTAGAGGTTTtgctcctttttctttctttgatctTGATGGTTGATTGTTTGATGTAGATAACTCTGAAAGGGCTTTCTACAAGGAGTTGGTCAAAGTAATTGATGCATCAGATGTCATTTTGGAAGTACTTGATGCTCGAGATCCTCTTGGTACCCGCTGTCTTGACATGGAAAAGATGGTGATGAAAGCAGGGCCAGAGAAACATCTTGTGTTACTCCTCAATAAGATTGGTATTTTTCGTTCTATTATTGTTAGCATTATCCTCTATCTGCTTGGTTTTCATTTCTCTTTCGTTATACTGATCCCAGATAGGTTTCAGAAAGTAAAAGGTTGTCGGTTTGAATTTAATCATAACAAAGAAGTGGATATTAGTGATGATGGGTGATATCTGTATAAATCCATGTCTAAATATAATATGTATGTGTCTCGGCTTCAGCCTTTTGATATAGGTCACCAACCTACactctggtttttttttttttggtcctgTAAATGTTGCGTCAGAGTCCTATATTAATGATGGTTCATGCAATGTGCTGTAGAGGAACTTTGAAAGGGTACTTTTACATGCTTACTTGGATTAGATTTTTTACTTTTTAACTACTTTCTCCAGATCTCATTCCTCGGGAAGCTGCAGAAAAGTGGCTAAAGTATCTAAGGGAGGAATTACCAACGGTTGCTTTCAAGTGTAGCACCCAAGAACAGAAGTCAAACTTGGGTTGGAAGTCTTCCTCAAAGGCTGGTAAGAGTAAGAGTAAGACTAGCAATCTTCTGCAGACCAGTGATTGCCTTGGAGCCGAGACACTGATAAAATTGCTTAAGAATTACTCACGAAGCCACGAGGTACATCCGCGATCATCTTTACGGGGTCCTCTCTGGAGTAAATTAACCTGGGGTTCTCTCTGGGGGATCATCTTTTAGTTTCTTGTTTAGTCAATCATGTTATTTAAGTTTGCAGTTTGCTTGAATTATTGTTGGTTTCGCACTAATGATAATTCCTTGCAGATCAAGAAATCAATCACTGTAGGAGTCATTGGTCTACCAAATGTTGGTAAAAGTAGTCTGATTAATAGCTTGAAGAGATCTCACGTAGTCAATGTCGGTGCTACTCCAGGATTAACGAGATCCTTGCAAGAAGTCCAGTTAGATAAGAATGTTAAATTGCTGGATTGCCCTGGTGTTGTGATGCTTAGGTCTGCATCTGAGGATGATGCATCTATTGCTCTTCGAAATTGCAAGAGAATAGAGAAGTTAGAAGACCCAGTTGGTCCTGGTAATTGGATTTCGTCTCCCGTTTTTGCTTCTCATTCTATTCTTTTAATAGTATTGATGTATCTGACTGCTAGTACTGTGGGTTTACAGTGAAGGAGATTCTCAAACTTTGTCCAGAAAGAATGTTGGTTACCATATACAAGGTTCCTACCTTTGATTCAGTAGATGACTTTCTTCAGAAAGTTGCTATGGTTAGGGGTAAGCTCAAAAAGGGaggaattgttgatgttgatgctGCTGCAAGGATCGTTCTGCATGACTGGAATGAGGGTATGTGTGAATACCATTTAATTTCATTCGAAGAATTTTGAACTTCCTTAATATGAGAGAATTTCATGCTCATTTATGATAGCACCGTATTATTAGAATCTGATGTCCCGTTTACACATTCCAGGGAAAATTCCATACTACACCTTGCCCCCAACCAGGAACGAGGGGGAGGAGCATTCAGAGGTCAAGATAGTTTCAGAACTTGGGAAAGAATTCAATATCGATGAAGTTTATGGAAGTGAATCCTCAATTATTGGAAGCTTGAAATCTGTCAACGATTTTAACCCAGTTGAAGTTCCATCAAATCGGCCCGTTAACTTTGATGAGAATATGCTAGAGGTAAGCGATTTCTCGTTATACTTCTAAGAATACTATTTGTATTTAATTCCTGTGTATTCTGTAATTGCTGTTCCCTTGATCATTTCTGAACCTCAAATGTTATAAATCTATAGATGAATGCATCTAGTTTTGTGATTTAAAGGCTGCACTAACTATAAGTGGAGATTTTGTTTCAATATTTTTCCCAAGAACATGGTTACAAGTTcatctttgattttttttcccGCAAAATTGCAGGATAAGAGCTTTGAGTGCAATTAACATATAAAGCCTGTCAGATGCCATTTTTTCTTTTCAATGTTGTTTACTGCATTTAAGATCATGCTTGTCACATCTATAGTcaactttattttttcaaaacatgaagagacAGACTTATGTTGCCTATTTGCATTTCAGGACAAACAGCAGCCATTGGCTGAAAATGATAGTACAGCAGGAAACATTGTTAGTGAGAACGGAGACGAGCCAATGGATTCAGTAGACGGTGATGCAGGCCAGACGAAGGGAAAAAGTGCCAGTAGTAGACAAAATGAGAAGTTATACGCT includes these proteins:
- the LOC132610140 gene encoding guanine nucleotide-binding protein-like NSN1, coding for MVKKSKKSKSKRVSLKQKHKIIRKVKEHHKKKAKEAKKLGLNKKPKVEKDPGIPNDWPFKEQELKALEARRARAIDELEQKKAARKERAKKRKLGLLEDDDESKREDLTSTRENEIGGRVNDGSASFVKQRDNSERAFYKELVKVIDASDVILEVLDARDPLGTRCLDMEKMVMKAGPEKHLVLLLNKIDLIPREAAEKWLKYLREELPTVAFKCSTQEQKSNLGWKSSSKAGKSKSKTSNLLQTSDCLGAETLIKLLKNYSRSHEIKKSITVGVIGLPNVGKSSLINSLKRSHVVNVGATPGLTRSLQEVQLDKNVKLLDCPGVVMLRSASEDDASIALRNCKRIEKLEDPVGPVKEILKLCPERMLVTIYKVPTFDSVDDFLQKVAMVRGKLKKGGIVDVDAAARIVLHDWNEGKIPYYTLPPTRNEGEEHSEVKIVSELGKEFNIDEVYGSESSIIGSLKSVNDFNPVEVPSNRPVNFDENMLEDKQQPLAENDSTAGNIVSENGDEPMDSVDGDAGQTKGKSASSRQNEKLYAEEGMLNTKQRKAEKKRRKKDKPSSASDMMDDDYDFKVDYIKKDSAMDDADDEAVATDGSKNNRFDLPSGVELDNE